In Polyangia bacterium, one genomic interval encodes:
- a CDS encoding TRAP transporter substrate-binding protein, whose product MKAILGLSVGLLLSVSMTAQATDFRATDVQPDGYPTVEAIKFMGQALGKATGGKLGIKLFNNSALGSEKDTIEQTKIGAVAITRVNISPMNNICPTTMVPTLPFLFHSKEHMRKTLDGPIGEEILKSCEAQGFIGLAFYDSGARSMYTTKKPIKSLADMKGMKIRVQQSDLWVAVMEAMGANATPMPFGEVYTGLKTGLVDGAENNIPSYESTRHFEVAKYYSKTEHSMAPEILLFSKKIWDGLSDSDHKAIRQAAKDSVPYMRKLWDEREEKSLGIVKAGGAQIIEVNKAPFQAVMKPVYDKFITDPKAREMVKKIQSSK is encoded by the coding sequence ATGAAAGCCATCCTCGGCCTTTCAGTCGGTCTGCTGCTGTCCGTCAGCATGACCGCCCAGGCGACGGACTTTCGCGCCACCGACGTCCAGCCCGACGGTTATCCCACGGTCGAAGCGATCAAGTTCATGGGCCAGGCCCTGGGCAAGGCCACCGGCGGCAAGCTGGGCATCAAGCTCTTCAACAACAGCGCCCTCGGCAGCGAGAAGGACACCATCGAGCAGACCAAGATCGGCGCGGTGGCCATCACTCGCGTGAACATCTCGCCGATGAACAACATCTGCCCGACCACGATGGTGCCGACGCTGCCGTTCCTGTTTCACTCGAAAGAGCACATGCGCAAGACGCTGGACGGCCCCATCGGGGAAGAGATCCTGAAAAGCTGCGAGGCCCAGGGCTTCATCGGTCTGGCGTTTTACGACAGCGGCGCGCGGTCGATGTACACCACGAAGAAGCCGATCAAGTCATTGGCCGACATGAAGGGCATGAAGATCCGCGTGCAGCAGTCTGATCTGTGGGTCGCGGTGATGGAAGCAATGGGCGCCAACGCCACGCCCATGCCGTTTGGCGAGGTCTACACCGGCCTCAAGACCGGGTTGGTCGACGGTGCGGAGAACAACATCCCCTCGTACGAATCCACCCGACACTTCGAGGTGGCCAAGTACTACTCGAAGACCGAGCACTCGATGGCACCCGAGATCTTGTTGTTCTCGAAGAAAATCTGGGACGGCCTGTCGGACAGCGACCACAAGGCCATCCGGCAGGCGGCCAAGGATTCGGTTCCGTACATGCGCAAGCTGTGGGACGAGCGCGAAGAGAAGTCGCTGGGCATCGTCAAGGCCGGCGGCGCGCAGATCATCGAGGTGAACAAGGCGCCGTTCCAGGCGGTGATGAAGCCGGTCTATGACAAGTTCATCACCGATCCAAAGGCGCGCGAGATGGTGAAGAAGATTCAGAGCAGCAAGTAG